CGACGAGGCCGACGGAACCGCCCGGCAAGCAGGCGGCCCGGCCAGGAAGGCAGCACCCGCCATGTCCACCCAGACCTCCCCGCAGGCCGCACCCGCACCGGCCCGCACCCCGGGGACCACGACCCTCCTGTGGTCGATGCTGGCCGGTTTCACCACGCTCTACATCGCCTACTCCGGTCTCCTGGGCGTCCTCCTGCCGATCCAGGTCGAGGCCATCGCCCCGGACTCCAAGGAGTCCAGCCTCGCGATGGTGACGATGACCTCCTCGATCGTCACCCTCTTCGTCCAGCCGATCGCCGGCGCGCTCTCCGACCGCACCCGCGGCCGCTTCGGCCGCCGCACCCCCTGGATGGCGCTCGGCGCCGTCGCCTCGACCCTCGCGCTGCTCGCCATCGGCCAGGTCACCGGCCTGCTCTGGCTCACCCTGATGTGGGTCGCCGTCCAGGTCCTGCTCAACGTGATCCAGGCCCCCATGACCGCGATCCTCGCCGACCGCGTTCCGGCCGAACGCCTCGGAATGTTCTCCGCGTTCATCGGCGTCGGCAGCCAGGTGGGCGCCACCCTCGGCGTCGTCATCGGCGCCGGCTTCGCCGCGAGCATCGGCCTGGGCTACGCCGTCTTCGCGGCCTGCGTGCTCGTCGTCACCCTCGCGTTCGTCCTGGTCAACAAGGACACCCCGGTCACCGCCGAGCCCGAGCCCTTCGCGCTCGGCGCCTTCCTCAAGGGCTTCTGGGTCTCCCCGCGCAAGCATCCCGACTTCGCCTGGGCCTTCCTCGCCCGCGTCGTCTTCGTCTTCGGCTACTGGGGCGTGCTGATGTACCAGCGCTACGCCCTCACCGACTACGTCGGCCTCGACGGGGCCGACGTCGACCGGACCCAGTCGCTCATGGCCGTCCTGACCCTCGTCGGCACCTTCGCCGGCTCCCTGCCGGCCGCGAGGCTCTCGGACCGCACCGGACGCCGCAAGGTCTTCGTCGGCGGCGCCGCGGTCATCCTCGCGGCCTCCATGGCCGTCCCCCTGATCAGCCCCACCACGACCGCCATGTACGTGTACGCGCTGCTCGCCGGCATCGGCTTCGGCACCTACATGTCCCTCGACATGGCCCTGATGACCGAGGTCCTGCCGGCCGGCGACAGCGCGGGCCGCGACCTCGGCATCCTCAACATCGCCACCAACGTCCCCCAGGCCCTGGGCCCCCTGGTCGCCGCCGGGATCATCGGCCTCTTCTCCGACGGCACCGACAAGACGCCCGGATACCGCGCCCTGTTCGTCTTCGCGATCGCCGTCGTCTTCGTCGGCGCCCTCGCCATCAAGCCCATCAAGAGCGTCAAGTGAACCGCACCGAGCCCCGACAGGAGCCCTCCATGACCGGCACCACCCCGCCCCTCGTCACCACCACCCGCGGCCCGGTCCGCGGCGAGCGCCGGGCCGACGGAAGCTGCCGCTTCCTCGGCATCCCGTACGCCCAGCCGCCCGTCGGCCCGCTCCGCTTCGCCGCGCCCGTCCCGCCGGAGCCGTGGACCGAGCCGCTGGACGCCACCGCGTACGGACCGACCGCCCAGCGCCGCCCGTTCGCGGACGTCACCACCATCCCCGAGCCCTCCATCCCCGGCGACGGCGTGCTCAACCTCAACGTCTTCACCCCCGCGCCGGACGCCGACGCGGCCCTGCCGGTCCTCGTCTGGATCCACGGCGGCGGCTACGTCGCGGGCTCCGCCGCCAGCCCCTGGTACGACGGCGCCGCCTTCAACCGCGACGGGGTCGTCCTCGTCTCCCTCGGCTACCGCCTCGGCATCGAGGGCTTCCTCCACCTGGACGACGCGCCCGACAACCGCGGGGTGCGGGACTGGATCGCCGCCCTGGAGTGGGTCCGCGACAACATCGCCCGCTTCGGCGGCGACCCCGCCAAGGTCACCATCGCCGGCCAGTCCGCGGGCGGCGGCGCCGTGCAGACCCTGCTCGCCGTCCCCTCCGCCCGGGACCTCTTCCGCGGCGCGATCTCCGTTTCCGGCGCCGTCATGCGCCCCGACGGTCCCGAGGTCGCCCGCGCCGTCGCCCGCCTCTTCACCGCCCGTACGGGCCTCCCGGCCACCGCCGCCGCCCTCCGGGACCTCGGCGACGACGAGATCCTCGCCCTCCAGGACCGCCTCGGCGAGCCCGGACCGGACCGCGACCGCGAGGGACTGCCGCCCCTGCTCTCCCTCGTGCCGTTCGCCGACGGCGAGCTGATCCCCGAGCCCGTCCTGGACGCGCTCACCACCGGCGGCGCCGGGGCCGGCGTACCGCTGATGCTGGGCTTCACCGCCCACGAGTTCAACATGATGCCCACGCCGACCGCCGGCCCCGACGGCGAGCCGGTCCCGCTGCCCCTGCTGCTCGGCGGGTTCGGCCTGGACGAGGTCCGGGCCGGCGCCTTCTCGACGGCGTACGCGGACGCCGACCCGGCCGGTCTCTTCGGCCAGGCCCTCACCGACGCCACCTTCCGCGCCCCCTCCCTCGCGGTCGCGGACGCCCGCGCGGAGCGCGGCGAGCCCACCTGGCTCTACCAGTTCGACTGGACCTCGCCGGTCAACGGGCAGTCCTTCCACTGCCTCGACCTGCCCTACGCCTTCGACCTGCTCGACGCGGAGGGCGTCACGGCCGCCGCGGGCGACAACCCGCCGCAGGATCTGGCCGACGCCGTGCACCGCGCCTGGGTTTCGTTCGTCTCCGAGCGGAATCCGGGAGAGCAGTGGCCCGCGTACACGTCCACCGGCCGCGCCACGATGCTCTGGAACGCCACGCCCGAGGTGGCGGAGGACCCGCTGAAGGGCGTCCGCGAGATCTGGCTGGGCTGAGCGCGCGGAGGGGCAGGGGCGGGCGGTGCCCGCCCCTGCCTCGAAAATGCGGGTGCCGCGAGCCCTCGTTCCGGGCGATCATGGTGTCCATGACAGAGGAATCCGGACCGCAGGCGCTGGGCGTGTTCGTCGTGGCCAACGTCGCCCAGGAGACCAGTCACGGCGACGGAGGGCTGGAGATCCGGCAGGGGCTGCGCCACTTCGCGCCGGGGGCGAAGGTGTGGATCTTCAATCCGATCGGGACGGGCTCCGTCGTCGTGGTCGGACGGCACCGGCGCAACAGCCGCCGGTACATGCGGATCATCATCGAGCGCCGGTTCCTGACGAACCTCCGGGTCCGCACCTGTTACAGCACGGCCCTGTTCCGGGCGCTGTGGGACCTGGAGCGCGACGAGGAGCTCCCGGACTCCGACCTGCTCCGGCAGCGGGAATGGGCGGAGGAGCTGGCGAGGGAGTGGAACACCCCCGCCATGAAGGCACGGTTGGACGATCAGCCCCGGCTGACGCCCTTCCTGGTCTCCGACCCCCCGCCCCTGGAGCTGCGGCGCTCCGGAGTCACCTACCACCTGGCCCACTTCAACGCCCACGGGGCCCGCTACTCGCCCGAGCCGCCGCCGGTGGAACCCTCGCCGCGGATCGACTGAGGCGAGGGCACGGGGCGGGGCGAGTGAGGCGAGGGCACGGGGCGGGGCGAGTGCCGACGGCGAGTGCCGACGGCGGCATCCGGTCAGGGCTCCGTCAGCGCGGCGGCACGCTCCGGTAGTGGGTCGTCAGTCGGCCGGCCTCGAAGACGTGGAAGGCCAGGGACGGCGCCATCTCGTCCCTGTACACGTAGTCCCGCGCACCGCCGTCCTGCTCCCAGGGCAGCTTCGCCGTCGACACCACGCCGGGCGCCACCAGCAGGGGCCGGCCCGCGAACACCGTGGCCGCGGCGGTGTGCGCGTGCCCGCACAGCAGCGCGACGACGTTCGGGTGGCGCCGCACCAGCGCCGCGAGGCGCTCCTCGCCGAACTGGCGCAGCCCGTCCACGAACGGGATCCCCAGCGCGACCGGCGGGTGGTGGAAGCCCACGAAGACCGGCACGTCCGCAGGCGTCCGGGCCAGCTCCTCCGCCAGCCAGTCCAGCGTCTCCTCCTCCAGGAAGCCCTCGTCCTTCCCCGGCACCGAGGAGTCGCACAGCGCCAGGACGAAGCCGTCCGCGCGCAGCACCTGGTTCACCGGCGCCTCCGGGGCCGCCGGCCCGGCGCCCAGCAGGACGCGCCGGAACACGTCCCTGCGGTCGTGGTTGCCCGGACACGTCAGCACCGGGTGCCGGGAAGCCAGCACGTGCTCACGGATCCACGCGTACTCGGACTCCTCGCCGTGGTCGGCCAGGTCACCGGTGGCGATCACCGCGTCGAGGGCGTACGGGAGCGAGTCCAGGAACTCCATGACGGCGCGCGTCCGTTCGCGGCTGCGCGGTGACGCGTCGACGTGGATGTCGCTGAGGTGCGCGATGACGATCACGGTGGATTCCCCCTCGGTGTCGGCCTGCGGGCTCCGGCCCCGCCGGCCGCCGCCCTCCGGTACCCGGCGCCTTCCGGCACCCGTGCGACCGTACCGCGCCCCCCGATCTCCGGCACGGGCCGACACCGGGGCACCGGCCTTCCCGGCCCGCCCGGTACACCCGTTCCGCTAGCATCCGGACCCCCCAACCCCGTCGAAGGGAGCACCCCACCGTGACCGCCCCCGCCGCCCTGCGGAAGCGCTTCGCCGAGCTCGCCACCCCGCTGATCGCCGACGCCTGCGTCCGGCTCGGGGAGCCGCTGCGGGCCGCGCCCGCCGGGATCCGACCCGTGCTCCCCGGCCGCCGGATCGCCGGCCGGGCCCTGCCCGTACGGCACTACGGCAGCGTCGACGTCTTCCTGGAGGCCTACACCCGGGCCGCCCCGGGCGACGTCCTCGTCATCGACAACGAGGGCCGCACGGACGAGGCCTGCGTCGGGGACCTCGCCGTCCTGGAGGCCGGAACGGTCGGCATCGCGGCCGTCGTCGTGTGGGGGCTGCACCGGGACACCACCGACCTGGTCGAGATCGGCCTGCCGGTCTTCTCGTACGGGGCGCACGCGCCCGGCCCGGTGCGCCTCGACCCGCGCGGGCCCGAGGCGCTGAGCAGCGCCCGGGTCGGCGCGCACACGGTCGGCGCGGACGACGTGGTGTTCGCCGACGACGACGGCGTGCTCTTCGTGGCCGCGGACCGCGCCGAGGCCGTCCTGGACACCGCCGAGGGAATCTTCCGCACCGAGCGGAATCAAGCCCGGCTGATCCGGGCCGGGCAGACCCTGCGCGACCAGACCCGCTTCGACGTCTACCTGGAACAGCGCGCCCAGGACCCGTCGTACACCTTCCGCCGGCACCTGCGCCGGATCGGTGGGGCCATCGAGGAGTAGCCGGGGGCGGTTGCGGACGTCCCGGGAGCCTTCCGCACCGAGCGGAACCAACCCCGCCGGAGCCGTGCGGGGGATCGAGCGCGGAGGACCGGGCGACCCGGCCGAACAGGCCCCGGGGCCCATCCGGCCCCGGGGGCTCATCCGGCCCGGAAGCCGACCGTGCCGTCCGGCAGGATCGCCTCGACCTCCGCGCCGTGCTCGACCGTGCGGCTCACCGTGCAGAACTTCTCGTGGGTGAGCCGTACCCCGCGGGCGAACACGTCCGCCGCCCGCGGATTGTTGTCCGGCAGCTCGAACTCGTAGCTGACCCGGATCCGCCCGATCCGGCCGTCGTCCTCGGGACCGGACACGCTCTTCACCACGATCCGCAGGTCGTCGTGGTCGACGGCCCGCGCCGTGCGGTCGATCACCATGCCGCCGCACCCGCCCATCGCCGCGAGCAGCAGCTCCACCGGCGTGAACGAGGGCTGGGCGTCCGCGTCGTCGGCGGCCCCGATGCTCACCTCGGCCCCCCGGTCGTTGCGGGCGGTCCAGGTGCGGTATCCGGTGCGGACGGTCTCGATCCGGTAGTCGGCCATGGGCGGCACTGCTCCTCACTGCGGTCCGTGCGCACACGGACGCGTGCGCACGGACCATCCCATCATTCCCGCGCCCCGGGGTTCGCCCTCACGGGCGCTCGCGCGCGCCGGGCGCCACCACCGGAACGCGGATGCCCTCCGCCTCCGCCGCCTCCCGCACGACGGTGCCCCAGGCCTCGGCCATCGCCCCCCCAGACCGCCCGCAGCCCGGGCTCGGCCTCCCGTACGGAGGCGACCGCACCGTCCGGGTCGCCGCCGACGGCCCGCACGGCGGGCCCGTCGGAGTCCGCCCAGTCGGCGATCGCGCCGGAGAGGACCTCGGGGTGGAACTGGACGCCCCACGCCCGGGGCCCGATCCGGAAGGCCTGGTACGGGCAGTCGTCGCCGGTCAGCAGCGGTACCGCGCCGAGCGGCAGCGTCTCCGCCTGGTCCCAGTGCCACTGCGCCGCGAGCGCCCCCTCGGGCACCGCGCCGAGCACCGGATCGGCGTCGGCGGCGGGCAGTCGGCGCAGGGGTACGGCCCCGACCTCGGGCCCCTGTGGGCGGCGGACGACCCGGCCGCCGAGGGCGTGGGCGAGTATCTGGCCGCCGAGGCAGATGCCGAGCACCGGGAGGCGGGCGCCGACGGCCTCCCGTATCAGCCGCCGGACGCGGGGCAGCCAGGGCGCGGCCGCGTCGTCCTCGCAGTTGGGGGCGCCGCCGAGGACGAGCAGACCCGCCCAGCCGGACAGGTCGGCGGGCAACTCCTCGCCGCGCCAGGGGTGGTGGACCCGCAGGTCGAGTCCGGCCTCGCGGAGCCGCTCGCCGACCAGGCCGGGTCCGGTGTCGGGCTCGTGCTGGATCACCAGGACAGGGTGTGCGGACGTGAGGGTCACAGTCGTCCCGCCTCCACGATGCGTCGCAGGAACGCCTTGGTGCGTTCTTCCCGAGGGTCGCCGAAAATCCCTTCCGGCGGGCCCTGTTCGAGCACAGTGCCCTGGTGGAGGACGCACACCCGGTGGGCCGCCGCCTTCGCGAAGCCCGTCTCGCGGGTGGCGAGGAGCATCGTCGAACCGTCCTCGGCGAGGTCGCGCACGATGTTCGGGGCCTCCGCCGGCCAGGGGTCGGGGTCGAGCGCCGAGGATGAGTACCCGGTGCCCCTCCGACTGAGTACCTCGTACGGTGCTCAGCCCCCGCCCGTGCTGGTGAACTGTCGCCATGAACACGCTCACCCCGCGCCCCGGCACCCAGGGCCCCCGCCCCCTGCGCAACGTCACCGCCACGGCGACCGCCACCGGTTCGGCCCTCGCGGTCGCGCTGCTGCCGCTGGTGGTCGGCGCGCTGGTGGCGCGGACCGCCGGGGGAGACCCGATGGTGTCGGTGAACGCCCTGATCGCGGGCGGCGGACAGCGGGCGCGGCTGTCCCGGTCGCAGCTCCGGGGCTGCGGGGGCAGGGCGCTCGCGACCGCGCGGGGCGCGTGGGGTCAGTCGACCCGGTGGGCGAGCAGGAAGCCCTGCGGGGTCGTCTCGGCCGGGTCCGGCTCCCGCACCAGGCGCGCGGTCACGGCGAAGCCCGCGTCGGCGAGCAGCGAGGCGATGCGGTCGACGGGGTGGCGGTAGACGTCGAGGTCGACCTCGTGGCCGTACGCCTGCTCGAGCCGGACGCACCCGTCCCCCGCCTTGAACGCGAGGAGCAGCGGCCCGCCGGGCGCCAGTACGCGCCGGAACTCGGTGAGGACCGAGGGGAATGCGGCGGCCGGCATGTGGACCGTCGAGTACCAGGACAGCACCCCGCCCAGTGACCCGTCCGCGAGGTCGAGCCCGGTCATCGAACCGACCTCGAACCGCAGCCCGGGGTAGGTCGCGCGGGCCACCGCGATCATCCCCGGCGACAGGTCCACCCCGAACGCCTCCACCCCGAGCTCCCGCAGGTGGTGCGTCACCCGTCCCGTCCCGCACCCGAGGTCCCCGACCGGACCCGCACCCCGTGCCCGTACCTCCTCGGCGAAGGCCGCCAGCATGAGCCGGTCCAGCGGCTTGCCCGCCAACTCGTCGGAGAGCAGCCGTTCGTAGGAGGCGGCGACGGTGTCGTAGGAGGTGCGGGTGGCGGTGAGGCGTGCGGGATCGATCATGGATCGGGACCCTACTCGGCTCTCTCGCGCACGCGCCCGGATCCCCCGCCGCCCGCCACGGGCGGCGACGGTCACGTGCTCGGCGCGGCGGCTTCGAGGTCCTCGACGGTGCCGGACATGACGGTGCGCAGGTGCCGGGTGAGGTGGTCGACCGGCCAGTCCCACCAGGCCAGGGCGAGCAGCCGGGCGACCTCGGACTCGCTGTAGCGGGTACGGATGAGCGTGGCCGGGTTGCCGCCGACGATGCCGTAGTCGGGGACGTCGTCGACGACGACGGCGCCGGACGCGACGATGGCGCCGTGGCCGATGCGGACACCGGGCATCACGGTGGCGCCGTAGCCGATCCAGACGTCGTTGCCGACCACCGTGTCGCCGCGGCCGGGGAGGCCGGTGATGAGGTCGACGTGTTCGGCCCAGCTGCCGCCCATGATGGGGAACGGGAAGGTCGAGGGGCCGTCCATCCGGTGGTTGGCACCGTTCATGAGGAACCGCACCCCGG
This genomic window from Streptomyces showdoensis contains:
- a CDS encoding MFS transporter, whose protein sequence is MSTQTSPQAAPAPARTPGTTTLLWSMLAGFTTLYIAYSGLLGVLLPIQVEAIAPDSKESSLAMVTMTSSIVTLFVQPIAGALSDRTRGRFGRRTPWMALGAVASTLALLAIGQVTGLLWLTLMWVAVQVLLNVIQAPMTAILADRVPAERLGMFSAFIGVGSQVGATLGVVIGAGFAASIGLGYAVFAACVLVVTLAFVLVNKDTPVTAEPEPFALGAFLKGFWVSPRKHPDFAWAFLARVVFVFGYWGVLMYQRYALTDYVGLDGADVDRTQSLMAVLTLVGTFAGSLPAARLSDRTGRRKVFVGGAAVILAASMAVPLISPTTTAMYVYALLAGIGFGTYMSLDMALMTEVLPAGDSAGRDLGILNIATNVPQALGPLVAAGIIGLFSDGTDKTPGYRALFVFAIAVVFVGALAIKPIKSVK
- a CDS encoding carboxylesterase/lipase family protein; this encodes MTGTTPPLVTTTRGPVRGERRADGSCRFLGIPYAQPPVGPLRFAAPVPPEPWTEPLDATAYGPTAQRRPFADVTTIPEPSIPGDGVLNLNVFTPAPDADAALPVLVWIHGGGYVAGSAASPWYDGAAFNRDGVVLVSLGYRLGIEGFLHLDDAPDNRGVRDWIAALEWVRDNIARFGGDPAKVTIAGQSAGGGAVQTLLAVPSARDLFRGAISVSGAVMRPDGPEVARAVARLFTARTGLPATAAALRDLGDDEILALQDRLGEPGPDRDREGLPPLLSLVPFADGELIPEPVLDALTTGGAGAGVPLMLGFTAHEFNMMPTPTAGPDGEPVPLPLLLGGFGLDEVRAGAFSTAYADADPAGLFGQALTDATFRAPSLAVADARAERGEPTWLYQFDWTSPVNGQSFHCLDLPYAFDLLDAEGVTAAAGDNPPQDLADAVHRAWVSFVSERNPGEQWPAYTSTGRATMLWNATPEVAEDPLKGVREIWLG
- a CDS encoding metallophosphoesterase, encoding MIVIAHLSDIHVDASPRSRERTRAVMEFLDSLPYALDAVIATGDLADHGEESEYAWIREHVLASRHPVLTCPGNHDRRDVFRRVLLGAGPAAPEAPVNQVLRADGFVLALCDSSVPGKDEGFLEEETLDWLAEELARTPADVPVFVGFHHPPVALGIPFVDGLRQFGEERLAALVRRHPNVVALLCGHAHTAAATVFAGRPLLVAPGVVSTAKLPWEQDGGARDYVYRDEMAPSLAFHVFEAGRLTTHYRSVPPR
- a CDS encoding RraA family protein, which codes for MRKRFAELATPLIADACVRLGEPLRAAPAGIRPVLPGRRIAGRALPVRHYGSVDVFLEAYTRAAPGDVLVIDNEGRTDEACVGDLAVLEAGTVGIAAVVVWGLHRDTTDLVEIGLPVFSYGAHAPGPVRLDPRGPEALSSARVGAHTVGADDVVFADDDGVLFVAADRAEAVLDTAEGIFRTERNQARLIRAGQTLRDQTRFDVYLEQRAQDPSYTFRRHLRRIGGAIEE
- a CDS encoding OsmC family protein encodes the protein MADYRIETVRTGYRTWTARNDRGAEVSIGAADDADAQPSFTPVELLLAAMGGCGGMVIDRTARAVDHDDLRIVVKSVSGPEDDGRIGRIRVSYEFELPDNNPRAADVFARGVRLTHEKFCTVSRTVEHGAEVEAILPDGTVGFRAG
- a CDS encoding type 1 glutamine amidotransferase, yielding MIQHEPDTGPGLVGERLREAGLDLRVHHPWRGEELPADLSGWAGLLVLGGAPNCEDDAAAPWLPRVRRLIREAVGARLPVLGICLGGQILAHALGGRVVRRPQGPEVGAVPLRRLPAADADPVLGAVPEGALAAQWHWDQAETLPLGAVPLLTGDDCPYQAFRIGPRAWGVQFHPEVLSGAIADWADSDGPAVRAVGGDPDGAVASVREAEPGLRAVWGGDGRGLGHRRAGGGGGGGHPRSGGGARRARAPVRANPGARE
- a CDS encoding class I SAM-dependent DNA methyltransferase, which gives rise to MIDPARLTATRTSYDTVAASYERLLSDELAGKPLDRLMLAAFAEEVRARGAGPVGDLGCGTGRVTHHLRELGVEAFGVDLSPGMIAVARATYPGLRFEVGSMTGLDLADGSLGGVLSWYSTVHMPAAAFPSVLTEFRRVLAPGGPLLLAFKAGDGCVRLEQAYGHEVDLDVYRHPVDRIASLLADAGFAVTARLVREPDPAETTPQGFLLAHRVD
- a CDS encoding CatB-related O-acetyltransferase; amino-acid sequence: MRSDAAVSPVPPDPSTLHPMPEQPRVVLLKPLVTSPLIEIGAYSYYDDPDEATAFETRNVLYHYGPEKLVIGKFCALGTGVRFLMNGANHRMDGPSTFPFPIMGGSWAEHVDLITGLPGRGDTVVGNDVWIGYGATVMPGVRIGHGAIVASGAVVVDDVPDYGIVGGNPATLIRTRYSESEVARLLALAWWDWPVDHLTRHLRTVMSGTVEDLEAAAPST